Sequence from the Desulfobulbaceae bacterium genome:
TATAACGTAAGATTAATACGGTGATCACTGACACGGCCTTGCGGGAAATTATAAGTGCGGATTCTTTCACTTCTATCGCCTGTGCCGATTTGGCTCTTGCGAGTTGCTGAAATTAGATCGTGCTGTTCTTGCTGCAACTTATCAAAGAGCCGCGCTCGCATGACTTTCATTGCTGATTCCTTGTTTTTGTGCTGAGACTTCTCGTCCTGACAGGTAACGATCATGCCAGAGGGCAGGTGAGTAATTCGCACAGCTGAATCAGTGGTATTGACACTCTGCCCCCCAGGACCAGACGAGCGAAATATGTCAACCCGCAATTCATTTGGTTGAATTTGCAACTCAACATCCTCAGCCTCTGGCATCACAGCGACAGTTACAGCTGACGTGTGAATCCGCCCCTGTGCCTCGGTTTCAGGTACCCGCTGAACCCGATGAACCCCGGATTCGTATTTAAGCCGGCTAAACACCTTATCACCTTTAATCATGGCGATAATTTCCTTAAACCCTCCAATTCCGATAGCATTACTGCTTAAAACCTCAATCTTCCAGTTCTGGGTCTCGGCATAGCGGCTGTACATCCGGAAAAGATCGGCAACAAATAAGGCGGCTTCGTCACCGCCAGTCCCTGCCCTGATTTCAAGTAAGATATTTTTCTGGTCATTGGGATCCGGTGGCAAAAGCAGAACTTTAAGCTCCCGCTCCAGATCAACCTTTTTATTGATTAATTCAGTTACATCCGCCTTAATCAAGGACAGCATTTCATCATCGGTCTCATTGGCAAGCAGATCTTGATTTTCTTGCAACTGCAATTCTGTATGCTGATACTCAGCATACAATTCATCCATCTTGACGACATGAGAGTGTTCCTTGGCAATACGTTGATACTCTGCCGGTTTGGAGTGTACAGACGGATCAGAGAGCTTAGCCTCCAACTCTAACCGTTTTTCATGTAAGTGTTCGAATTTTGAGAACATATTGTTTGCCA
This genomic interval carries:
- the prfA gene encoding peptide chain release factor 1; this encodes MFSKFEHLHEKRLELEAKLSDPSVHSKPAEYQRIAKEHSHVVKMDELYAEYQHTELQLQENQDLLANETDDEMLSLIKADVTELINKKVDLERELKVLLLPPDPNDQKNILLEIRAGTGGDEAALFVADLFRMYSRYAETQNWKIEVLSSNAIGIGGFKEIIAMIKGDKVFSRLKYESGVHRVQRVPETEAQGRIHTSAVTVAVMPEAEDVELQIQPNELRVDIFRSSGPGGQSVNTTDSAVRITHLPSGMIVTCQDEKSQHKNKESAMKVMRARLFDKLQQEQHDLISATRKSQIGTGDRSERIRTYNFPQGRVSDHRINLTLYKIEEIMLGKIDDLLDPLLSHYQAEVLKTIQ